A genome region from Polyodon spathula isolate WHYD16114869_AA chromosome 19, ASM1765450v1, whole genome shotgun sequence includes the following:
- the LOC121294612 gene encoding tyrosine-protein kinase Fes/Fps-like isoform X2, translating into MGFGQDLWCPQGHSTLLRLQDSELRLMEVMRKWMTQRAKSDRDYSIQLHHMCTQVEKQEVALQSTGLDYISQLNKSWSCMVSQTESLSRILRKHSEDLNSGPLSKLTLLIRDKQQLRKTYGEQWSQLSQDLSRVTQTELEKLKSQYRQLARDTVQAKKKYQEASKDKDREKARERYMKLTWKLHEVHNEYVLSVKGAEVHQKYHYSQSQPALLDALQSLQEEMLLVLKDILQEYSDLTSLVQEDVLLVHQEIVHAVKAIEPKREYESFIQQNRSVGDIPPTVTFDTSLLEDTDMLQAGELQLNDLTLEGMQHKLTTLEEEVLSLTTSLSSQQTTISQLEMELQSEERNANFGQRVYQFSKRNALEDSRQQAMVIMGTRVKLEAQRDMLAEKLHQLGDGDPPPALELEDDRVSNCSMERDKDSSKVLSLESIKSHITGIFKLKYSVPPPLPTIPELQKPLSQQAWYHGAIPRLEVQELLLNDGDYLVRESQGKQEYVLSVHWGGQCRHFIIQSVDNMYRLDGEGYPTIPLLIDHLLSNQLNVTKKSDIVLKKAIPRDKWVLEHDDVILGEHIGRGNFGEVYSGRLRSENIPVAVKTCRESLAPDLKNKFLMEARILKQYDHPNIVKLIGVCTQRQPIYIVMELVQGGDFLTYLRNEGQRLKVKELIKMAEHAAAGMEYLESKKCIHRDLAARNCLVTERHIVKISDFGMSREEEDGVYSATGGMKQIPVKWTAPEALNYVKG; encoded by the exons ATGGGTTTTGGCCAGGACCTGTGGTGCCCCCAGGGTCACAGCACCTTACTGCGGCTGCAGGACTCAGAGCTGCGGCTCATGGAGGTGATGAGGAAGTGGATGACGCAGCGCGCCAAGAGTGACCGCGACTACTCCATACAGCTGCACCACATGTGCACGCAGGTCGAGAAACAGGAGGTGGCGCTGCAGAGCACGGGGCTCGACTACATTAGCCAACTGAACAAG TCCTGGAGCTGTATGGTGAGTCAGACGGAGAGCCTGAGCCGTATTCTTCGCAAGCACTCGGAGGATCTGAACTCGGGGCCCCTGAGCAAGCTGACCCTGCTGATCCGAGACAAGCAGCAGCTGCGCAAGACCTACGGGGAGCAGTGGAGCCAGCTCAGCCAGGACCTCAGCCGG GTGACACAGACGGAGCTGGAGAAGCTGAAGTCTCAGTACCGCCAGCTGGCGCGGGATACGGTACAGGCCAAGAAGAAGTACCAGGAGGCCAGCAAGG ACAAGGACCGCGAGAAGGCGAGGGAGCGCTACATGAAGCTGACCTGGAAGCTGCATGAGGTTCACAATGAGTACGTGCTATCAGTGAAGGGGGCAGAGGTGCATCAGAAATACCACTACAGCCAGTCCCAGCCCGCGCTGCTCGACGCCCTGCAGAGTCTGCAAGAGGAGATGCTCCTGGTACT GAAGGACATCCTGCAGGAGTACTCTGACTTGACCAGCCTGGTCCAGGAGGATGTGCTGCTGGTTCACCAGGAGATTGTCCATGCCGTCAAAGCCATCGAGCCCAAACGGGAGTACGAGAGCTTCATCCAGCAGAACAG gTCCGTGGGGGACATACCGCCAACTGTGACCTTCGACACAAGTCTGCTGGAGGATACAGACATGCTGCAGGCGGGAGAGCTGCAGCTGAATGACCTCACACTGGAGGGAATGCAACACAA GCTGACCACGCTGGAGGAGGAGGTCCTGTCCCTCACCACCTCACTGAGCTCCCAACAGACCACCATCAGCCAGCTGGAGATGGAGCTGCAGAGCGAGGAGAGGAATGCTAACTTCGGGCAGCG ggtgtACCAGTTCAGTAAGCGCAATGCCCTGGAGGACAGCCGGCAGCAGGCGATGGTTATCATGGGGACGAGAGTGAAGTTGGAGGCTCAGCGAGACATGCTGGCAGAGAAGCTGCACCAGCTGGGTGATGGAGACCCACCCCCGGCACTGGAGCTGGAGGACGACCGGGTGTCTAACTGCTCCATG GAGCGAGACAAGGACAGCAGTAAGGTTCTCAGCCTGGAGTCAATCAAGAGTCACATCACTGGCATTTTCAAACTCAAATACTCG gtGCCCCCTCCCCTGCCAACGATCCCAGAGCTCCAGAAGCCCCTGTCCCAGCAGGCCTGGTATCACGGCGCGATCCCCAGGCTCGAGGTGCAGGAGCTGCTGTTGAACGACGGGGACTACCTGGTGCGGGAGAGCCAGGGCAAGCAGGAGTACGTGCTGTCGGTACACTGGGGCGGGCAGTGCCGTCACTTCATCATCCAGAGCGTCGAT aATATGTATCGTCTGGATGGAGAAGGATATCCCACAATCCCCCTGCTCATTGATCATCTACTCAGCAACCAACTCAACGTAACTAAGAAGTCTGACATTGTCCTGAAGAAAGCTATCCCCAGG GACAAGTGGGTTCTAGAACACGATGATGTCATTCTTGGAGAGCACATTGGCAGG GGAAATTTCGGGGAGGTGTACAGTGGCCGGCTGCGCTCTGAAAACATCCCCGTCGCTGTGAAGACGTGCCGCGAGAGCCTGGCTCCAGACCTCAAGAACAAATTCCTCATGGAGGCCAG GATCCTGAAGCAGTACGACCACCCCAACATTGTGAAGCTGATTGGCGTGTGCACACAGAGACAGCCTATCTACATTGTCATGGAGCTGGTGCAGG GAGGGGACTTCCTGACGTACCTGCGGAACGAGGGGCAGCGTCTGAAGGTGAAGGAGCTGATCAAGATGGCAGAGCACGCAGCCGCTGGCATGGAGTATCTCGAGAGCAAGAAGTGCATCCATCG GGACCTGGCTGCACGGAACTGCCTGGTGACAGAGAGGCACATTGTGAAGATCAGCGATTTTGGGATGTCCCGCGAGGAGGAGGACGGGGTCTACTCTGCCACTGGAGGGATGAAGCAGATCCCTGTCAAATGGACCGCCCCCGAGGCCCTCAACTATG ttaaGGGTTAA
- the LOC121294612 gene encoding tyrosine-protein kinase Fes/Fps-like isoform X1 → MGFGQDLWCPQGHSTLLRLQDSELRLMEVMRKWMTQRAKSDRDYSIQLHHMCTQVEKQEVALQSTGLDYISQLNKSWSCMVSQTESLSRILRKHSEDLNSGPLSKLTLLIRDKQQLRKTYGEQWSQLSQDLSRVTQTELEKLKSQYRQLARDTVQAKKKYQEASKDKDREKARERYMKLTWKLHEVHNEYVLSVKGAEVHQKYHYSQSQPALLDALQSLQEEMLLVLKDILQEYSDLTSLVQEDVLLVHQEIVHAVKAIEPKREYESFIQQNRSVGDIPPTVTFDTSLLEDTDMLQAGELQLNDLTLEGMQHKLTTLEEEVLSLTTSLSSQQTTISQLEMELQSEERNANFGQRVYQFSKRNALEDSRQQAMVIMGTRVKLEAQRDMLAEKLHQLGDGDPPPALELEDDRVSNCSMERDKDSSKVLSLESIKSHITGIFKLKYSVPPPLPTIPELQKPLSQQAWYHGAIPRLEVQELLLNDGDYLVRESQGKQEYVLSVHWGGQCRHFIIQSVDNMYRLDGEGYPTIPLLIDHLLSNQLNVTKKSDIVLKKAIPRDKWVLEHDDVILGEHIGRGNFGEVYSGRLRSENIPVAVKTCRESLAPDLKNKFLMEARILKQYDHPNIVKLIGVCTQRQPIYIVMELVQGGDFLTYLRNEGQRLKVKELIKMAEHAAAGMEYLESKKCIHRDLAARNCLVTERHIVKISDFGMSREEEDGVYSATGGMKQIPVKWTAPEALNYGRYTTESDIWSFGILLWETFSRGTTPYATMTNQTTREEIEQGYRMPPPEGCPPGIYSLMCRCWEYDYKKRPPFSVIHKELSSIYKKQR, encoded by the exons ATGGGTTTTGGCCAGGACCTGTGGTGCCCCCAGGGTCACAGCACCTTACTGCGGCTGCAGGACTCAGAGCTGCGGCTCATGGAGGTGATGAGGAAGTGGATGACGCAGCGCGCCAAGAGTGACCGCGACTACTCCATACAGCTGCACCACATGTGCACGCAGGTCGAGAAACAGGAGGTGGCGCTGCAGAGCACGGGGCTCGACTACATTAGCCAACTGAACAAG TCCTGGAGCTGTATGGTGAGTCAGACGGAGAGCCTGAGCCGTATTCTTCGCAAGCACTCGGAGGATCTGAACTCGGGGCCCCTGAGCAAGCTGACCCTGCTGATCCGAGACAAGCAGCAGCTGCGCAAGACCTACGGGGAGCAGTGGAGCCAGCTCAGCCAGGACCTCAGCCGG GTGACACAGACGGAGCTGGAGAAGCTGAAGTCTCAGTACCGCCAGCTGGCGCGGGATACGGTACAGGCCAAGAAGAAGTACCAGGAGGCCAGCAAGG ACAAGGACCGCGAGAAGGCGAGGGAGCGCTACATGAAGCTGACCTGGAAGCTGCATGAGGTTCACAATGAGTACGTGCTATCAGTGAAGGGGGCAGAGGTGCATCAGAAATACCACTACAGCCAGTCCCAGCCCGCGCTGCTCGACGCCCTGCAGAGTCTGCAAGAGGAGATGCTCCTGGTACT GAAGGACATCCTGCAGGAGTACTCTGACTTGACCAGCCTGGTCCAGGAGGATGTGCTGCTGGTTCACCAGGAGATTGTCCATGCCGTCAAAGCCATCGAGCCCAAACGGGAGTACGAGAGCTTCATCCAGCAGAACAG gTCCGTGGGGGACATACCGCCAACTGTGACCTTCGACACAAGTCTGCTGGAGGATACAGACATGCTGCAGGCGGGAGAGCTGCAGCTGAATGACCTCACACTGGAGGGAATGCAACACAA GCTGACCACGCTGGAGGAGGAGGTCCTGTCCCTCACCACCTCACTGAGCTCCCAACAGACCACCATCAGCCAGCTGGAGATGGAGCTGCAGAGCGAGGAGAGGAATGCTAACTTCGGGCAGCG ggtgtACCAGTTCAGTAAGCGCAATGCCCTGGAGGACAGCCGGCAGCAGGCGATGGTTATCATGGGGACGAGAGTGAAGTTGGAGGCTCAGCGAGACATGCTGGCAGAGAAGCTGCACCAGCTGGGTGATGGAGACCCACCCCCGGCACTGGAGCTGGAGGACGACCGGGTGTCTAACTGCTCCATG GAGCGAGACAAGGACAGCAGTAAGGTTCTCAGCCTGGAGTCAATCAAGAGTCACATCACTGGCATTTTCAAACTCAAATACTCG gtGCCCCCTCCCCTGCCAACGATCCCAGAGCTCCAGAAGCCCCTGTCCCAGCAGGCCTGGTATCACGGCGCGATCCCCAGGCTCGAGGTGCAGGAGCTGCTGTTGAACGACGGGGACTACCTGGTGCGGGAGAGCCAGGGCAAGCAGGAGTACGTGCTGTCGGTACACTGGGGCGGGCAGTGCCGTCACTTCATCATCCAGAGCGTCGAT aATATGTATCGTCTGGATGGAGAAGGATATCCCACAATCCCCCTGCTCATTGATCATCTACTCAGCAACCAACTCAACGTAACTAAGAAGTCTGACATTGTCCTGAAGAAAGCTATCCCCAGG GACAAGTGGGTTCTAGAACACGATGATGTCATTCTTGGAGAGCACATTGGCAGG GGAAATTTCGGGGAGGTGTACAGTGGCCGGCTGCGCTCTGAAAACATCCCCGTCGCTGTGAAGACGTGCCGCGAGAGCCTGGCTCCAGACCTCAAGAACAAATTCCTCATGGAGGCCAG GATCCTGAAGCAGTACGACCACCCCAACATTGTGAAGCTGATTGGCGTGTGCACACAGAGACAGCCTATCTACATTGTCATGGAGCTGGTGCAGG GAGGGGACTTCCTGACGTACCTGCGGAACGAGGGGCAGCGTCTGAAGGTGAAGGAGCTGATCAAGATGGCAGAGCACGCAGCCGCTGGCATGGAGTATCTCGAGAGCAAGAAGTGCATCCATCG GGACCTGGCTGCACGGAACTGCCTGGTGACAGAGAGGCACATTGTGAAGATCAGCGATTTTGGGATGTCCCGCGAGGAGGAGGACGGGGTCTACTCTGCCACTGGAGGGATGAAGCAGATCCCTGTCAAATGGACCGCCCCCGAGGCCCTCAACTATG GGCGCTACACCACAGAGAGTGATATCTGGAGCTTCGGGATCCTGCTCTGGGAGACCTTCTCCCGAGGCACCACGCCCTACGCCACTATGACCAATCAGACGACACGGGAGGAAATCGAGCAGG GGTATCGGATGCCACCTCCTGAGGGGTGCCCGCCTGGCATCTACAGTCTGATGTGTCGATGCTGGGAATACGATTACAAGAAGCGCCCCCCATTCAGCGTGATCCACAAGGAGCTGAGCAGCATCTACAAGAAGCAAAGATGA